In the genome of Deinococcus seoulensis, one region contains:
- the argF gene encoding ornithine carbamoyltransferase, translated as MAGRDFLSNLDMTAAELRAVMDTAHSMKRGEWRGVKPLAGLSIALVFEKASLRTRTTFDVGMYQLGGHAITLSNTEIGLGTRERVSDVARNLERWVDAVMGRVYLQQTLQELAQHASVPVINGLSDMLHPAQLLADYQTIEEEFGTDLRGRRVVYIGDGNNLANSHIHMGILTGTDVTIVTPVGYEPNAGVLMDAVRAGVNITLTNDLAAIAGADVLYTDVWISMGQEAEADIRRRAFQGYQVTPEMLDTLAPDGIFLHCLPAHYGEETVPEATEHPKSRVFDQAENRLHAQKALMYHLMGDLKPRW; from the coding sequence ATGGCCGGGCGGGACTTCCTGAGCAACCTCGACATGACCGCCGCCGAACTGCGCGCCGTCATGGACACCGCCCACTCCATGAAACGCGGCGAGTGGCGCGGGGTGAAACCACTGGCGGGCCTCAGCATCGCGCTGGTGTTCGAGAAGGCCAGCCTGCGGACCCGCACCACCTTCGACGTCGGCATGTACCAGCTCGGCGGGCACGCCATCACCCTCAGCAACACCGAGATCGGCCTGGGCACCCGCGAACGCGTGTCCGACGTCGCCCGCAACCTGGAACGCTGGGTGGACGCCGTCATGGGCCGCGTGTACCTCCAGCAGACCCTCCAGGAACTCGCGCAGCACGCCAGCGTCCCCGTCATCAACGGCCTGAGCGACATGCTGCACCCCGCGCAACTCCTCGCGGACTACCAGACCATCGAGGAAGAATTCGGCACCGACCTGCGCGGCCGCCGCGTCGTGTACATCGGCGACGGCAACAACCTCGCCAACAGCCACATCCACATGGGCATCCTGACCGGCACCGACGTCACCATCGTCACCCCCGTCGGCTACGAACCGAACGCCGGAGTCCTCATGGACGCCGTTCGCGCCGGCGTGAACATCACCCTCACCAACGACCTCGCCGCCATCGCCGGAGCGGACGTGCTGTACACCGACGTGTGGATCAGCATGGGCCAGGAAGCCGAAGCCGACATCCGCCGCCGCGCCTTCCAGGGCTACCAGGTCACGCCCGAGATGCTGGACACCCTCGCGCCGGACGGCATCTTCCTGCACTGCCTGCCCGCCCACTACGGCGAGGAAACCGTCCCCGAAGCCACCGAGCACCCCAAGAGCCGCGTGTTCGATCAGGCCGAGAACCGCCTGCACGCGCAGAAAGCCCTGATGTACCACCTGATGGGCGACCTGAAACCCCGCTGGTAA